TTCTATTGTATTTCTGTAAATTAGTCTCAAGCAAATTGCAGTGATTAAAGGATTTAAAAAAGCGGTGTGAAACTATTTTTATAGGATTACAGTGACTATTGCTATAGTTTGACATCATAATGTAACATTGATACGAATTGTTTAAAATTAGTTGcatgaattttgtttttacctTGAAGTTTTCCAGAGGCTCCTTGGACCCTTTTCCAGCTTAGAACAATGCCACATTTCTTTATTGAAAGAGAACAGAAAAGGAAATTACCGTATTTGCTTTCACGTTATACATAATGCACAACAATGATTATTCAACTAAGTGAAGGTCAACCCAGCATTATTTATACAAAGAAAACCCAAGTATTTTCTTAATGCACACCTGAGAAAAGCCATGGTTTTACATGTAGATGAAATAGGGCATCTACAAACTTTTAacgtcatttattttttaagtcttCATTGCAGAAATACGTTTTACCTTTAAGATAAATCTGATTGATTGAGGAGGACACTATCTGTGAAATCTTTCACCCACCCTAGAAGGAGAGTGTTCAACATTCCATCTTAAATTTCTATCTCATGTCTAGTTGCGggaaaataaaattcacaaaatgatctgtggaaaaaaatctgACTCTCACTACAACATCCCAGAACAAATTATGGCAATCAAAGGATGAAACTCCAAGCTGACAAAGTGCAAGAGTCCCAAAGGGGGGGAGGGAATTAGAACTTGTCTTTACATCACTGATGTGATAGCCGGATAATTAACTTTTTATACAAAGATGCCAACATGATATCATCACCATCTCGCATCTGCTGTTTACATTCACGCagatgcaaattaaaaaaagaaactggaTCCTGACCGTACCCATGTACACAACCAATcgaaagtttggacacaccttttcatttaatggttttctttattcatgACTATATTTTTAGATTCTCACTGAAGGCATCAGAACTGTGAATGAACAAATATGGAACAACATAGTAAACAAAAACATACGGCTTTTCAAACTCTTGTAATTCTTACaatgagataaaaaaaagaaaagaaagatcaTTGAGTGAGAAGGTGCGTCAAAACTATTGACcggtactgtatgtgtatataaataATTAGATAATGTTCTGTTTCACTTTCATGCCATTTTATTCCACTAAAAACTATACTATAACCTTGAATGTACTCCCTACCTTGGTGAAGTGTTGGAGATCGGAGATTCCACAAGCTGTTAACCTAAGCAGGTCATTCTGTCTCCATATGACTTCACTATTCTTCTGTTAAagcttaattttaatttcaacatttgAGAAGATTGACTCACCGCTAGAAGTTGTCTAACCAACATGTCAGATGCCTTTTCGGAAATGGTCCCTACAAATACAGTGGTGGGGGGGCCACTGCTGTCTTCTGAATCCTTTGCTCTGATGGCGCCAGGCTCTTTTTTTAGAACCATTGGCTTCTGTGCTACAGAAATCGTAGTGGGGACAAGGACCTGCAACGTCAAATTACATGTTAGGTGTGAGTCTAACATGAAACCACAGCAACAATAAAGCcatttataagaaaaaaaacattactacAAGTCTATGACAGTCATTGTGCGGtacccaaccttttttgcgccacggaccgctTTCAtctaagaaaatattttcatggactggccttcatttgctcaataatcgttaatgacaccaggatAGCTGTAGactaataataaatcactgcagtggtcttatgtcaaatgcagacatcaacagacaataaacctttattcataaattaataatcaacatctctttaaacaaaattattttagaacGAAGGtctttttaaataagaaatCACTACATTGATTCAAGTGAGTGCgttgatgaggtttattttgaattgTAGTGATTAACAATTAGTGCATTCAACGtaagagaaatactgatcaattTCATATAAAAGGGCGAAGAAGcccatcaaataataataacaacaagaACTAGTTTGAGCTCTAAGCTTGTTTCTCTGCAATGAGCCGGTCCCATCTTGGGGTAATGGAAGactgacacctgaagtgtgttccgtaTGTCCGGTCTAGTCCGTAGTTTGGCTTTGTTtgcggtcactgcagaaaatccgcCTTCACAAAGATAGAaagttggaaatggaagcagggtttttgtGACCCGGTACCTAATGGCTGGCGACCCAGTACTGGGTCGtaacccggtggttggggaccgctgtgTCAAACACTGACTGATCAGAAAACCTGAGCTACACTATTGTTCTACAAGACTGATTAATTTTTTAGAAGGTCATGCAGATCAGCTGATGCTTCAGATGGCATATATCATAACTCCAGTTTTTAACTCACTGCAGGTGTGGGGGCAACGACACCCATATGAACCGGGATCATGGGAGTACCTGCATTCGGGAAACAAACAACTGTCCATGAATATAacgacacaaaaaacaaatacatacaaCATAGGACCGTTTTGTCAAAAAACTTGACACTTATAGAAGATGGGGTACAGTGGGCAAAACAATCCattagattttgtgttaaaccataattattttttaaacattaccTTGAATTCTTTACCAATGTGGCATCGGGCTTGATTGCATCATTTTGCTTCTAAATCAATAAGTAGTGTCTACGATACTTGGAAAAATATACACACTGATATTccaacaaaatttaaattctaACAGGTTTTCATGGTCAAAGGGTCACATGATGTCAGGTGCAAAGGCATAGTGGAGAAAACCAAAAGCCCTGGTAAAGGTCTGTACTCTGAGTGTTGTCTAATTGTTACTTATAGACATGTCAGCATTTGATCTGTGTGGCTATTTTATTATTACCATCTTCGTAAGCAGAACACTTAGCCTTTCAGGGTTTAATGGTTCATTTTAGTATTTGACGTTGATGTCTAATAATCATTCGAGCCCAGAACCACCAGATCAGTTTCAGACACTATACCACCTTTCCATCTTGCACAGCTGTCCTGAGCTGTAGACATGCTGGAGGTTTGGGGCCAAATATAATGTAACTGCACCCTATGTTCCGCTACACTATAAATCACACCCGGCTGTAATTTCAAAGTGACCCGAAAGATGTTAAATAATGTTACCTGGCGGGACAGTCGGAGCATATCCCCCATACTGAGGAGGTGGGATTCCGGGGGGTAACTGCGGGATGCCAATTTGCTGGCGATTAATCGGAGGGGGGTAAGACATCCTGACTTACACAGGAACCTGTAAAGGACATATGTATTCAACATACAGCGAAAGAAACAACAATAACTTGCGCGGTGTCATGGCAATATTCATTAtagtattattttttaacttaatggcttaagtaaatgttaaaattgcAAAGTAAACTTTAACCAAACGTTAGGTGGACAACCcctcctttaacgttagcttgCCGTAGTTAGCTTAAGCTAGCTAACACATTTTGTGGCCTGGCTAGTTCACATTAGCTTCAGCAAGGTTTTCATTTACTCACCGGCAGTcgagtgtaaaataaaaaaccgGCGTGCAATACTATTATGGTTTATGAAAGTAAAAGCTCATTAAATACGGAATCAGAAAAACGTAACGTTAGGGCTTAGCGTAAAATATTGTCACCGGTTAGCTACAAGAGCGTCAGTAGTCGCAAGGAACTCGGAGCTATTCTTTTCGAAATGAATTATGGGATATCATGGTTTATTTCTTCCTGACTTTAGTCTCACAGGCACAGGCTCGAGTTGATTGAGCGATAATTTTGCCCTCAGTTCGTCTCCTCAGTACACATTTAGTCCACTCTGAAGAATGTAAATTGgttctaaatatatatataaggcaGAGTATGTGATTAATGTTAGTATATTACGTTTTTTTTCCACGCTTCTCTGATTTTTGCAAGTCTGAAATTGtaaagtatatttaaaaaattcaaccCAAAAGCATTTATCGAACAAATCCCAATGTTCCTCTAAAATCAATAACGACTAAATACGGTTAAAGGTTGAAGGAGGTAGGGAATGGCATAAAATGTGCCAGGgtgataaaatgttttcattccacACTGGGATATTTACACAAGTGTTGTGTTATCATGAGGAGCAACATCATGCTCAATAATGTGACATGACCTACACTCAATATTAACCAATCCTGCTGTAACTCCGGGACAGGTTCCAATATGGCACACAAGCAGACATTACCATCGATCCAATCCGTCCATCTATGACATGACAATTGCAATCCCAAATACACATAAACTCCGTGATGTATGATACACTCGAAGCTTGGCAAATTTATAGTAACCTCTGTGCAGACTGCACTGGTGAGTAATGTGGTCACAGCTCTGACTCTCCATTGATGGGTCAACTAAATCCTTTGAAAACCAGTGGAGTTGATTGAGCAAGCAGGTGCAGAAGTCAACATCGACAGACCAGCAGAGTTCGGTTTACTTGCAAAACGCAGCCCAGTACAACAAGACCCCATTTAGAGGTTGTGGCAGTCTATGAGGATGGGGACATCTCCTGTAATCAACGCCGATCGGGATCTGATTGACTGGTTTATTGTGGGTTTTGATTTTGGAAttattttcaacataatatttgatctgttaaaaatcaaattacagtaattaacattttagctattaAACTATATAGGTAATTTGGAAatgtccccactgtgggacgaaTAAAGGAATATATTACCTTGTTTACTTTTAGGAGAGTATTTTTGGAATAAACAAAATGGAGCTAGAAGTCTGTAATCAAGATGCATTTGGACCAAGTCTCCCTGCATGAATTTACTGgtggattaaaataaatttatttgtgATTATTCATATCAAAATAATCCCGTCCAGTTAACGTCCCCGATTACTTTTTCCTTGAATGACGAATATAAATAACAAACATTCCCATTCGAGTTGATCGCGAAGACTTTGAGACCGCGTGACGTCATAACGTTGCCAAACGTTTAGGTTGTTCACTTCATTCACTTGTTGGTCAACATCCCAAATGAACAGCAAAGGGTCAACAAGTAAAATCTGCCTTTGAACGCTTTGAACACTCCAACTAACGTTACTTATGGACACGCCCACTTCCTTGATCCCTTCCTATTGGCTGAGCCAAAGGCGTGTCGTTGACGTCAACGCCTACTGCGGTATGCGCAGCAGCTTAAATAACCGGTTACAGACAGCCAGCGCCGCCGAAGCACGTTGAACTCTATGCATCTAATTTAGTGCGCGAAAATCTGCTCACGTGATCTCcgttcttcctcttcatcggcGCATGAATATTAAGTAGCTGAACAGAGGAGGGATAAGACCGACCCATTGCGTCACTGCGGAGTCCTGCGGCGTCCGCGACAGCAACAACTCCCCGGGCTTTCATCAGACTTTCCCGACCAGCGAGCGGAAACAGTGCGATCTGGACCGGCTCGACTCTAATctctagaagaagaagaaaatataaaaagatgaGGGCAACTTTTGGTTTATCCCGTCTGCTTAGAACTCAACTCAGGCACATGTGCCAGAAAAGTCGTGCTCAATCGGTAGCGGTGCTTGGCGTCCCTTTTTCAAAAGGACAGGTAAGAagagggttttttgtttgtttttttaaaaatgacatttatttatctatttctttatttagGAAAAACAACATCTCCAGTTATAGcttcatggttttttttatttattttttattctgacagAAACGAAGAGGTGTGGAACACGGTCCCAAAGTCATCAGGGATACTGGACTCATCGACCGGCTGTCTGGTTTGGGTAGGTGAGGGGTGGGAGGGGCAGCTGGTGATCAGCCGCTTATGTTATATAACACACACCCGAGGGTTGTTTGCATGATATATGGACGGATTTATGCCATTCATCCGGTGGGGTTATAGACACCCTGTTACATCACCGTGACTCAGTCAACATCCGACGTGGGACGTGCGGGGCGTGATGGAGAAAACATTATGATCTCGAACTAACTGATTTTTAACTGAActgattttctatttttctgttttagtttatttatttatttatttatttatttatttatttatttatttatttttgctgaataacaataaaatggTCTTTAAAAATACTTCAcgtaaaataatgaaataaatgacaaatggtGTTCGCGTCGGGGAAACACCTTCACACGGGGTAGAAATGGCGAATGGAGCGGTGACTCATTTGTCTCCGCGCGTCGTGGCGCGTCCGGGAAGTCCGTTTTTATCTCGGCTCGAAGGTGGGGGAGCAGAGAGCCGCTCTGAATGTCAAAAGGGCCCCCACGCTGGCGAGAACAATCCCTCTCCCGTCGATGAGGGATTACTTTaaacctgaatttaaaaaaataataataatttgcatTTCAAGTGAATGAAGTTGATTTAAGCTGGTAATAAATAACAAAGAACCCAACAAAAGGTGAGAGGCGGGATGACGCACAGGAAGTCAgtgactattattattatctacaCAACAACTGGATGATAATTCCTCATGCTGCAAAATTGGCGCATACATTATTTCTGCATGAACTATGGCATCTTAAActtaaaagttaaaatgaatGATGATTATCTTTGCATATAGAGGAGGCTCCACACCGCCGCTGCTCGGTGTCTCCTCCTCACATAACGCATGCGATCAGTGTTATAAATACACTCTGCAGAGTCACACACATCTTAAGCATAAATATAGATCACTATAAACTCCTTCCTGGATTTCATTGGCGGTGAGTCAGCATCTGAATGCACGTGTTGTGAAAATGGAAGCAACACAATGAAGAAGGGAAACGTGTTCTAACCATTGGTAGTGGTACAGCCTGGAAATACAGCACCTTATTAGCTCAATATATGGATTATAAGTAACTCAATATATGCTGATGACTTTTAATAATTGTGATGTCTAAATATAATCCGTGTTAACGGGTGTGCAGATTTGTTGCATCAGAAACACTCATATATTGGGCTGATCTTTATTTAGCTGATGCTGTTCTGTTCACGACCCAAAACGACTTGACAGATGGCACCGAGCGCTATTCCCTTTAATAAACATCCTTAACTCCGGTTTTAGATGTTACGTGTGAATATATTTGAGCAGGACTGACAAAAACTACTTGATAGATTTTTACCTGGAAACTTGAACATGTCAAACTGCCCCTTGTAAAAAGACAGATCAATACATTTCAGAGATAGAGGAGAATCCACGTTGGTTTTTAATCAAATACTCACTTAATTGAAAGTGTGTCAAAAATGGAACTGtttggtttttcattttctccattcATGAAGATGCACTTAAACAGAAACAAGGAAACAGTTGTTAACCTGGTGCGTTTCTCCTAGAATTTAAATTAGTGCTTAATATTCTTAAAAGGAACTGTTTGTCCTTCTAGGCAGAAGGAAATTAACTTCACTTTTTAAGATAAAAGAGATGATTGTGTCCCCGTTTTAACCttcttttttgaaaatgtagtcTCAGTACAAATACCaatatttttgtgaaaattGATGCATTTTATTGCCAATCTTCATCTATAACAATGACATGTCtgcaaaagaagaaaggagaaccctaatgaacatttttattattataataaagctattattattttaacagaaCTAGTAATACTAACAccactgtaattattttttgaatttAACAGTTACCAGTAATATTCGGGTAACTGATGCAGATCATGCAGCCTATAACAGACATTTTTAATTGTCCTGCATAAGATCCTCAGGATTGCACAAGAACAAGAGCTATTCCTGTCCTGTCTACAAATGGTAATGAACCGCGTTGGTCAGCCTGAGATCAGCAGAGAAACACTACCCCGCTATTAAGGCTCACATTTCCAGATGAACCCCAATACGGTGAATCGCATCACTCGTTTTCTCCAGTCTGCGCGCTGGACGATGTGGCCGTCTAAACATCCAACTTAACACACCGATCACAGGAAGAGCCGCGAGGACTGAAACCTGAGCTCACGTGGGAAATGGAGCAAGAGCAAAGTGCTCCATCACTCATCCTGCCCTGGCATcgcctcagcctcctcagactGCAAAGTAGACAGAATTTTCAATGAAACCACCACCTGTGGTGAGAGCTTTCCATCAAGCTGCAGGTTCTTCCCATCGAAAACAGAAGCCCTACAAAATGAATCAGATGCTTGAATCCTTGgcttcttctgcttctcctcagACTACTTCGTCCATGACTTAGGAGACCTCAACTTCCACCACTTTGAGAAGGATGAGCCGTACATGGGTGTGCGTTTCCCTCGCACCGTGGGAGCGGCCAATCAGATGCTGTCTGGAGCCGTGAGCAGCGCTGTAGGGGATGGACACACCCTGGTTGTGCTGGGGGGTGATcacaggtatgtgtgtgtgcatatagaACATCATCGACGTACCGCCTTTGCTTTACATGTCTGCTTCTGTGTGCTGAACCTGTTAATGCTCCTATGACAGCATGGGTATTGGATCGGTGGGAGGTCACGCCCTCCAGTGTCCTGACCTGTGTCTCATCTGGGTCGATGCTCACGCAGATATAAACACGCCGGGGACTTCTCCAACAGGAAACCTCCACGGCCAGCCGGTGTCGTTCATGCTCAAAGAGCTGCAAGACAAGGTGAGGGGAATTATTCAATTTCACTTCAACAAGATGGGACTAGTCTAATGAGTGGAAAGTACAGAATATTCACTTACTTACACTTATGCACACATGGGCTGATTAGCACAAGTTGAGTCCCTGGGTGCTGATATGTAAAGGTTCCTCTTCCCTCgctcaggaggaggaagacatcCATCCTGAAGAAGACACAAACGTTTAGAATATATTCTGGTGTATTGCAGTGTTGGCATGGTAACAGCAGATCAGCTGCACAGATGTAATTTTTCAGTGACTAGAGGTTCAGGCTCTTCTCACTTgctaaaacatttcaacatctTAACTCAAGGAGGACACATTTCAATATCTAAAGTGAAGATTTGGAGGGAAGTAAGATTTTGGATCCAGATAATTTTATTCCTATTGATGCAAAAAACTACCAAAGTGATTTCCACTAATCCTGATTAAAGGAGATGGAACCTGCTGCAGGCAAGACTTATTAAATTATGTGGGTTACAACTAAAGAGTGGATTGAGAAATGTTCAAGAACTTCTGTTGACGTTGCAAATGAGCAGATTGTTCAAAGATTTCCAGTCGTCTCTATAAACAAGTGAAGTGTGTAAACTGACTGCGTCGTTTCTTTCTGGCCATCGCAGACACAAGGTATCCCAGGGTTCTCCTGGTTCAAGCCGTTCCTCTCCTCCAGGGACCTGGTGTACATCGGACTGCGTGATGTTGATTACGGAGAGCAGTAAGTGTAccatcactttttaaaatgtgcacGTAACGCGATAATTCTAGAAATAATTACTGCTGTTTTACAGCCAAATCCTGAAGAACCTGGGTATCCAGTACTTCACCATGAGGGATGTTGACAGACTCGGCATTCAGCGGGTCATGGAGGTCACTTTTGATCATCTTCTGGCGAGGTACTTACAactgttttaacattttcacatgGTTTTTGTGATTTCTGTGAAAGTTTAAATATACCTGATCCACATGTGGGtgtaaaacacactttaaacTTCCATTTTCTCACCCTCAGAAAGCAGCGACCGATCCATCTGAGCTTTGACATTGATGCGTTCGACCCGTCTCTGGCTCCTGCCACAGGAACACCAGTCAACGGTGGTTTGACCTACAGAGAGGGAATCTACATCACGGAGGAAATCCACAACACGGGTGTGACTTGAACAGAGTTTCGTGCTTCTGTTTTTACCCTCAGGTGTTTGTGTCTTACCTTTTAAACGTGTTCACACGCAGGCCTCCTGTCCGTCATGGACCTGGTCGAGGTCAATCCCACGCTGGGGGCCAGCCGCCGAGCCGTCGAGTCCACAGCCGCTTTAGCGGTGGACGTCATCGCGTCGTCCCTGGGGCAGACGAGAGAAGGCTCACACATGCCCATCGAGATTCCCTCTACAAAGGTGGACACAGAACAGCTTTGCCTCTGAGAGCATGAAGACAATCTATAAACTCAAAAGACATCGATGCTTTAGCATTCCACAAAGACTGACTCTAGTAGCTGGAGCTTTTGGTTCTGTTTGCGGTTTAGTGATGTGTGAGGATTAACAAACAAGTCAGGTCTGGGTTCACAAAACGAAGACACGCATTTCTGTTAATTCATAGTGATGATGACTCAAAGTCTTTGGCTTAATCTAGTAACCATTACTGTGGGATGAGATCACCGTTCATTTACACAGATACAcgaagttatttttctttcataagtaATGTGTTTATTGTTCAAGGACACAACTGTCACATATTAATCCTGTTTACAAGTGAATTTGCCTCAGAAGATAGGCTTAGAATATCGGAAGACGACTTCAGCTGAGTATAAAAATGTCTATTATCTACTTAGTTGGATGAGCTTTTTTTAGTTCGCAAAAGATTTCATGAGCAAACAGAATAATagattttaaagtaatttaatcGAAgagtggaatttaaaaaaacagaaaacggttttaataaaacaccaaaaataaataaatgaataaaaatggtcAGGTATCTTTGTAAATGAAAC
The Antennarius striatus isolate MH-2024 chromosome 17, ASM4005453v1, whole genome shotgun sequence genome window above contains:
- the arg2 gene encoding arginase-2, mitochondrial, translated to MRATFGLSRLLRTQLRHMCQKSRAQSVAVLGVPFSKGQKRRGVEHGPKVIRDTGLIDRLSGLDYFVHDLGDLNFHHFEKDEPYMGVRFPRTVGAANQMLSGAVSSAVGDGHTLVVLGGDHSMGIGSVGGHALQCPDLCLIWVDAHADINTPGTSPTGNLHGQPVSFMLKELQDKTQGIPGFSWFKPFLSSRDLVYIGLRDVDYGEHQILKNLGIQYFTMRDVDRLGIQRVMEVTFDHLLARKQRPIHLSFDIDAFDPSLAPATGTPVNGGLTYREGIYITEEIHNTGLLSVMDLVEVNPTLGASRRAVESTAALAVDVIASSLGQTREGSHMPIEIPSTKVDTEQLCL